The genomic region GTCGTCTCTGACGAATAGCGCCGACCGTAGAATCGTGCACCACGGGAATCCCGGTGTAGTAATACAGTCACATCCGTACCGTCCCGTTCCTGGCCGATAGTGAGTAGACGACGCCAGGGTCGGCGGGAGCCGGGGTTGGAATCAATTCTCCGGCTTGCGGACCAGATCAATGCCAATGATTCGGATGTCCAGCAGCTGGTGACGGCCGCCATCGCGACGGGAAGCCCCAACGTACGGAAGCGAATCGAGAAACGGTTGGCGGCCATGACCGCCCGATAGCAGGCCAACCCGTTCGACAGCGACGCGCACCCCGTCCAGTCAGTGCCCGACCGCATCACCTCGGCACCACCATCACCGGGAGTACCTACGACCTGCCGGAAGCCGATCTCACACGGCACCTGCTGGCGGTGGGGAAGTCGGGGGCCGGGAAGACGACACTGTTCTACAACATCATGGACCAGTTGTCGGTGCCGTTCTGGAGCTTCGACCTGAAGCAAGACTACCGGCACCTGCTCCACGACCGCCCGGACCTGCTCGTCCTGCCGTGGAGCGCGTTCAAGTTCAACCCGCTGCAGCCGCCGGACGGTGTCCAGCCGCGGCGGTGGGCGCAGGTGTTCGGTGAGATCTTCGGCCACGCCACCAGCCTGCTCTCCGGGTCGAAGAACTACCTGATGCAGCAGGTCATCAAGCTCCACCAGCTGTACGACGTCCTCGACGAGGCCGCGCCGCCATACCCGAATCTCCTCGAACTCCAACTGTTGATCGAGCGGGACCCACTCAACTATGCGCGGAAGTCGCCGAACTGCTCGAAGACGCTGCCGAGCGTGCCGAAGCAAACGACCGGAAGACGGTGCAGTCCCACGACCTGTAGTCCCCGACGTTTATCCTGCTGGTTCGCAATCGAAGATACCTTTTTGAGCTTCTATCCAGACGTTACAAGACGTGCATGGCGGACTCTTCGGGCACTGATCAAACACCAGATGCGCCCTCCGCGGCAGACGTACTCACCGTAACAGAGCTGAACGAACGGATCGCCGCGTTTGTCAAAGAAATGCCTGCCCTCCACGGTGTCCGCTGTATCGGGGAGGTCACTGACCTACACCAGAACAGTACCGCCCTCTACTTCACCCTCACCGACGGCGACGCCGAACTCCCCTGTATGCTCTGGGCGAACCGCTACCGGAACATGGACATCGAACTCGAAGACGGAACCGAGGTCATCCTCGAAGGCGATATCGACTACTGGGTCGAAGGTGGGAAAATCGACCTTAAGCCCTGGGAGATCATCGTCGTTGGCGACGGCGACCAGGCAGCCGCAGTTGAGCGACTCCACGCCGAACTCGACGATCGGGGCTGGTTCGATGAAGACCACAAACAATCCCCACCGCGGTTTCCAGACCGAGTTGGGGTCGTCACTTCGCTTCGGGGTGATGCACGGGACGATATCCAAAATGCGATCCACAATCAGGACCCCACAGTCGACATCCTGGTGAAAGACGCGACTGTCCAGGGGCCGGACGCCCCGACCTCCCTTGCGAACGGTATCCATCACCTCGATCGGTCGGAAGACGTCGACGCCATCATCGTCGGTCGCGGTGGGGGCAGCGATTCGAACCTGCAGGCGTTCAATACGGAGCGTGTTTCCGAGGCCATCTTCACCGCGAATACGCCCGTCGTGACCGCGATTGGCCATACTGCAGATCGACTCATTGGGGATCACGTCGCTGACGTCGCAGCGATCACGCCGACGGCAGCGGGAGAGTACGTCGCCGAATCGCACGAGGAGTTCATCTCAAGTACGCTTGACCCACTTAGCCAAGAGCTTGACACGGCTTTCGAAACGTTCGAACAGGCGCATGAACACGAGAAAGAGTTAGAGCAAGCGGTTGAGACAGCGACTGAACTCGAGGGAATGGCTCCGATTTACTACAAAATCGCCCTCGTGATTCTGGTTCTCCTGCTCCTCGTCATCACAGCACTCTGGCTTGGGGTGATCTGAGATGGCGAACGATCCCGAAATCGGAGAGCGATTAGAACGGGTAGAAGAGATCATCGAACAGCTTGATGCGGACGAATGTAGTCTCGATGAAGGTGAGGTCCTCTACGACGAGGGGCACCAACTTCTTGCGGAGGTTCGTGACACTCTCAGTGGCGATCCTGGCAAGGTCACGGAACTCGAATAGTTGTTTCAGCCCGTCTTAACCAACACGAGGTAGACCGATGTAACGTGTCATCGAAACATTACACCCGATTTACTGCGGTGCAACCGGGGGTGAAAAGTGTTAAGATAAATATAATTACAGAAGGCAGTGCAAGATACAGACCATGTAGTCAGCACGACTGCATTTGTTTCATGTAGAAGGTGTTGAACCAATCGGTTGCTAACGACTCGCCAGCTGAGTAAGGAGTCAAAATCACGGGGAATGGGTCGTGTAAATACGCCTCAACAG from Halanaeroarchaeum sulfurireducens harbors:
- the xseA gene encoding exodeoxyribonuclease VII large subunit, whose amino-acid sequence is MADSSGTDQTPDAPSAADVLTVTELNERIAAFVKEMPALHGVRCIGEVTDLHQNSTALYFTLTDGDAELPCMLWANRYRNMDIELEDGTEVILEGDIDYWVEGGKIDLKPWEIIVVGDGDQAAAVERLHAELDDRGWFDEDHKQSPPRFPDRVGVVTSLRGDARDDIQNAIHNQDPTVDILVKDATVQGPDAPTSLANGIHHLDRSEDVDAIIVGRGGGSDSNLQAFNTERVSEAIFTANTPVVTAIGHTADRLIGDHVADVAAITPTAAGEYVAESHEEFISSTLDPLSQELDTAFETFEQAHEHEKELEQAVETATELEGMAPIYYKIALVILVLLLLVITALWLGVI
- a CDS encoding exodeoxyribonuclease VII small subunit: MANDPEIGERLERVEEIIEQLDADECSLDEGEVLYDEGHQLLAEVRDTLSGDPGKVTELE